Proteins co-encoded in one Amaranthus tricolor cultivar Red isolate AtriRed21 chromosome 7, ASM2621246v1, whole genome shotgun sequence genomic window:
- the LOC130817739 gene encoding protein CUP-SHAPED COTYLEDON 1-like, translating into MDNNENILPPGFRFHPTDEELITYYLLNKVLDSNFNSRAISEVDLNKSEPWELPEKAKMGEKEWYFYSLRDRKYPTGLRTNRATEAGYWKATGKDREIYNFKTSSLVGMKKTLVFYRGRAPKGEKSNWVMHEYRLEGKFSYHYLSRTSKDEWVIARVFQKTGNGTGTGIGTGSSLSSTTATTTAREKKTQSNGSIMSFYNYPHNEVCSSPSSISISASHHLPPLLDSSYNGVNEANSTEKKHVSCFSINSTNFNPFDLTFPQPPLSTQHSQRSIMGLGLLQDNLHIPWINVAPPIPTGYNGCELNAMIGNPNITTTWGGDNGGISGGGGGGGGCFDHNHHGIGGSELDCMWS; encoded by the exons ATGGATAACAATGAGAACATTTTACCACCTGGTTTTAGGTTTCACCCAACAGATGAAGAATTAATTACTTATTATCTTCTTAATAAAGTTCTTGATTCTAATTTCAATTCTCGTGCCATTTCTGAGGTTGATCTCAACAAATCTGAGCCCTGGGAACTTCCTG AAAAGGCAAAAATGGGAGAAAAAGAGTGGTACTTTTACAGCCTAAGAGATAGGAAGTATCCCACAGGATTAAGAACGAACCGGGCAACAGAAGCTGGTTATTGGAAGGCAACCGGGAAAGATAGAGaaatttataactttaaaacaaGTTCACTTGTTGGTATGAAGAAAACACTTGTATTTTACAGAGGAAGAGCTCCTAAGGGTGAAAAGAGTAATTGGGTTATGCATGAATATCGTCTTGAAGGCAAATTCTCCTACCATTACCTCTCCCGCACCTCTAAG GATGAATGGGTGATTGCAAGGGTGTTCCAAAAAACCGGCAACGGAACTGGAACCGGTATTGGAACAGGTTCAAGTTTAAGCAGCACCACCGCCACAACTACCGCTAGAGAAAAGAAAACTCAAAGCAATGGATCAATTATGAGCTTCTATAACTACCCTCACAATGAAGTTTGTAGCTCACCTTCCTCGATTTCGATCTCGGCTTCTCACCATCTTCCTCCTCTCCTAGATTCCTCTTACAATGGCGTCAATGAAGCTAACTCTACCGAAAAAAAGCACGTGTCCTGTTTCTCCATTAACTCAACTAACTTTAACCCATTTGATCTCACTTTTCCACAACCACCATTATCAACCCAACACTCTCAAAGGTCCATTATGGGCCTTGGGCTTCTTCAGGATAACCTACACATACCATGGATCAATGTTGCCCCACCCATTCCAACCGGGTACAATGGTTGTGAACTAAATGCTATGATTGGAAACCCTAATATCACCACCACTTGGGGCGGCGATAATGGCGGCATTAGCGGTGGAGGCGGTGGTGGTGGTGGGTGTTTTGATCATAACCACCATGGGATAGGTGGAAGTGAACTTGACTGTATGTGGAGTTAG